One window of Bacteroidota bacterium genomic DNA carries:
- the porV gene encoding type IX secretion system outer membrane channel protein PorV, with protein sequence MRIKGFIQTFACASLLFFSGKLESFGQGTTTGGQDIKAITTAVPFLMIGPDSRSGGIGEAGVAVADNANAAHWNLSALAFSEKKFGIGLSYTPWLRQLVPDINLSYLSGYYNMGERAGVISSSLRYFSLGNIIFTDENAVEYGKFNANEFAFDAGYTRKVTDNFSAGVGLRFIYSNLAANASVNGFETKPGISFAGDLNMLYTKDFDAGARPLNFRWGLNISNIGAKISYTNSSNKDFIPTNLRLGVALKAGLDDYNSLTATADLNKLMVPSEGGQSKQTLISGMFSSFGDAEGGFSEELQELNLSTGVEYWYNDLFAARAGLFLENASKGNRKFVTLGLGVKYSFFALDFAYLASLSQNHPLQNTLRFSLSFAFDPDGNR encoded by the coding sequence ATGAGAATCAAGGGATTTATTCAGACGTTTGCTTGTGCTTCTTTGCTGTTTTTTTCGGGCAAGCTTGAGTCATTTGGGCAAGGCACCACGACAGGAGGCCAAGACATCAAGGCCATCACGACAGCGGTGCCATTCCTGATGATCGGTCCCGATTCGCGGAGCGGTGGTATCGGTGAGGCGGGTGTCGCCGTTGCAGACAATGCCAATGCCGCACACTGGAACCTTTCCGCATTGGCATTTTCCGAGAAAAAATTTGGTATCGGTCTGAGCTACACGCCTTGGTTGCGTCAGCTTGTACCGGACATCAACCTGAGCTATCTGAGTGGCTACTACAACATGGGCGAACGTGCCGGGGTGATTTCCTCCTCCTTGCGCTACTTCTCCTTGGGCAACATCATCTTCACCGACGAAAATGCGGTTGAGTATGGTAAGTTCAATGCGAATGAGTTTGCGTTTGATGCCGGTTATACCCGCAAAGTCACCGACAACTTCTCCGCTGGCGTAGGTTTGCGCTTTATTTACAGCAACTTGGCTGCGAATGCAAGTGTCAATGGTTTTGAAACCAAGCCAGGCATTTCCTTCGCCGGTGACTTGAACATGTTGTATACCAAAGATTTTGATGCCGGCGCACGTCCGCTGAATTTCCGTTGGGGCCTCAATATCTCCAACATCGGTGCCAAGATCTCCTACACCAACAGCTCCAACAAAGACTTCATCCCGACCAACTTGCGTTTGGGTGTCGCCCTCAAGGCTGGCTTGGACGATTACAACAGCCTCACGGCAACGGCAGACTTGAACAAGTTGATGGTGCCCTCCGAAGGCGGTCAAAGCAAGCAGACGTTGATCAGCGGCATGTTCTCCAGCTTTGGCGATGCTGAAGGCGGATTCTCAGAGGAATTGCAAGAGCTGAACCTCTCCACGGGTGTCGAATATTGGTACAACGACCTCTTCGCTGCCCGCGCAGGCCTTTTCTTGGAAAATGCTTCCAAAGGCAATCGCAAATTTGTCACCCTCGGCTTGGGCGTAAAGTACAGCTTCTTCGCGCTTGACTTTGCCTACCTCGCCTCCTTGAGCCAAAACCACCCGCTCCAAAACACATTGCGTTTCTCCTTGAGCTTCGCATTTGATCCGGACGGCAATCGTTGA